The Bactrocera dorsalis isolate Fly_Bdor chromosome 3, ASM2337382v1, whole genome shotgun sequence genomic interval ACAATGTGAGGAAAGCTAATTTTGCGCAGGCAAATAcgctatatttaaaattaatgtgCAGATGGGGTTATGTTGCTACTTCATTTTCGCTTATCCGAGAAATGGGCGTCAAAATGTTGCACCGCCGTGAATTTTCGCTACACCTTATGGCCGTCTAAGTATTAATTTCATGCagcaattatataattttaagtaacTAATTCCATGCGTaatgcttttaaaataaaattcattaccAGGCCGTACCTAATAACGGTTAGTTGTGCTTTTTTCACATTTGTATATAAAGCATACTCCAAGCATTCCGTTAACTGTATATTATATACCGTTGCATTTGATTAATGATTACTAAACTCTCCCAGGGTAATGCATGCCGTAtccaaaattatattgaaatctTGTATTAAGTTTGCTTACCGCATTTTTGTAGATTGGCAACGAAAGTCGATAGTAACCGTGTAGTTATTTGTAATGCTTCTGAGGGAGTGAAGCGTGTGCGCTGTGTTTGCGTTTTATGTGAGCGTAGTTGATTATGTGAGAATCGCTTGGGCGGCTATAGCGCTAAGCAAGCAGAATAACTGGTACTTTTGGCGTAGCATTTTGCgtactaaatattattattttctgctaactgacaaacaatttgaaaaaaaaaaacagctgctTGCCAGAATGACAAGTTGGTAACTCTGCGTTTTTTCTAACGCTGTGTGTAGTGGCGTACAGtagtgtgtgtgcgtgattGCTGCATGCAACGGTATTGCGCGCATGAAGTGAGAAAGTAATTTAATCCTCTTGGCGCTTTAAATGCTAAGTATATAAATAGAATTACAAACTAAATATGGTGCTACAGCAGAACAAATGTAATCGCTGGCGTCACTTACGCACAAATTTTACGtaatgttttcatttaatttgcgtTCGCAACAATTGACGACGTATTAGTTTTTGTGTTCTGATTTTATGTGCTTTTTGTTGTGAtgtttgttgattttgttgttcttgtgcggatgttgttgttgtttttgttgaggATGACTGTTGTGCTTGCTGTTGCTGTTCTAGCAAACTTGGCAGATTATTTGTATTATCACCTAAATAATTTGTAACATATGccggttgttgtgttgttgtcgcGATGTGGGTTGCCACATCGCTCACAACATGTTCGTGCACTTGCTCGTGTGCATCATCATATGACATACGACTGTTTGCAGCAGCATTGTGACTCGAAATGCGTGTAAGTTTTTTGTGAtttctatttgaattgttgttgttgttgttgctgtgaccATGATTAATGTAAATGTTGCTATCGCTACTATTACCAACACTACCATCAACACCACTACTACTTCCCACATTACTACTTTTACTATTCGATAAATTTTGCGTACGTTTAAGGAAGTGACTGCCGAACGTTTCCGCCGGCGCCCGCTTCACCGGTTCGTTCTCGGGCGTACCGGCAGCTGGTACTGCTTTGCCGACGGCGCCATTGCCCACCACACTCGATGTCGACATTGTGGTGCTCGTGGTGGTGGCCGTCAGTGTGGCCGTTGTGTCCGTTGGCGCATTAAGCGCTTGCAATTTCTTCAAATAGGCGTCAAGAAATGTTGCCGGCCTTTGCAGcgctttattgttattgttattattgccgTTACTGTTAGTTATACTGCCgccattgctgctgctgcgcgtCGGTGCTGACGGTGGCGGCGCTGgttgtgtgttttgttgttgttgtgcactcacgcttattgttgttgctgtattgaACTTACGTTTCTGTTGCTTGTCATCGATTGCCTCATTGCTCGCGTCATCATCCGCGTCCACATTGCTGTCATTCACATTGTCCTCGTTGTCATCGATGTCGTCCGCATTGTTGCGATTGTTGTTGTCCAGCAACGCCGACTGTTGCTGTAATTTGGCGGCCGCACTCACCGTATTGCTATAATTTGAATTAGTTGTGTTGGTTGTAACGGTTTGCTTTACTGTTGCTATACGTTTGCTATTACTCaaaatactactactactatcGCCAGCGCTGACGTTGTCGCCAGTGTGCGCTCGCAGGAAACCTAAATAATATTGTAACTGTTTGCGTAATTCATGCGTGTAAATTTGGAAGAGGTTAGGTTGTGCAgttggtggtgttgttgttgtggttttggTGGTTGGTTTGCGCTGTTGAATTTGTGTTAATTTTGCCAATTTGGTTGTGTGTTGGTGTGGCTGTGGTTGTGGTTGGATTTCGGGTTCTGATTTGCTTTGTGTTAGCATAGTTTTTGCTTTGGCATTTTTTTCGCCCACTACGCTCACTATAGGCtgtttttcgcttttattaAGGTCAATATTCTCAGCAACTTGCAGCGCGCCAGTATCCTCAACAACTGTTTGCTTGTCAAGCGTCGCTTGGCTGTTCGCTAAATTCAAAGGCTCAACATTAACCCTTGCAATAGTGTGCTCATATTTTTCCTGCTGTTTCACGCTATTGTCATTGCTACCATTACTACTACTATTACTACCTGAACTACTACCATTTGCGCTACTAACGCCACTACTACTGCTCGTACTGCTGCTCACGCTCGTTTGAACAACGACTGCGCCCTGCGGCATATGAGCGGATACCACTTTGTCTGCCATTTCCGCTTTTGCAGCAGTCTCTATGGTTGCCACATCGGCGGCATTTGTGGCGGCGCCGGTCAGCGCGTTCACCTGCGCCGCTTGTCCCAACAGCTGTTGCCATTGTGGATTCTGTGCTAAAAACCTGGCTAAAAATTCTAAAGTACCCTGTTGCACTTGCCGTTGctgattgttgttgtgttggtgTCGTGAGTGTGTCTCCAGGGTGATTGTGGTGCGTGAGTCCGTTTGTGTCGGTGTATGTGTATTGCTGgtggttattgtttttgttgtaatacgtTTGGGATCGGAAGTGTCGTCGACTTCGCGTGAGGTCTTCTCCACCGTATTACCGAAACGTTGCTGGGTCGTAGGTGTACTCTTAGCCAAGACGTTCGGTAGATCCTGCTCTTCTTCGCTACTTACATTCTCCCCCTCATCTTCTTCTTCGCTACTACTATCAGTATTTTCGGTGCCACTGTTGTTGTCACTGTATTGTTGTggttttgtgtttaatttttttttttcatttcagttttGTGTTAGCGGTGTTGTTATGTTATCGATTGTTTTTTGGgatggttttgtttttgttgatttcgTGGTGTGACAGTGTTgcaattttttgtgttgttgttaagCAGTTGTTTGTTgcgattgttgttgtggttttgggtatgtaaaaatttgtttggattattttgttgtaattttcaaactatttacattgaacatgtacatatatacaaaaatttacaaattcgaaaataaaatcaacTGTGTTTTAGTATAAGTGTTTATATGTGTAGgtaaaaagtgtaaatatagtgttcaaaaagtatatatgtacattttatataaaatatactatacGCTAAAAATTTTGCTAACCAAAGACTTTCATGTATAggcaataaatttgtttttgtacaacaaaaaattatgcattaaaattttgcaccaaaaattgttaaacagAAGACCAGCTAACTGTAAATTATTGTTCAAAAAATTGCTTCCTATTTAAAGCCAACGAGTAACGTTATTGTAAACAGTTATAACTGTAAAAGTCACCATAGTAGTAACAATGACCGATACCGTTATatagtaaattaaaattgtttaactaaattaaaaataataaactacaaaactataaaaaattactaCTAAAAAACGGGATATTCAgagatattttcattaaataaaaaaataaaattttgaactatAAACACCTATATGTGATTTGGCGAGTTGAAAAAGCGTGTACTTACTTGTAAGAACGGTAAGCTGGTATGACATTCGAAGTAACTGGCGTACACCGACCGTCCAGACATGTCTAGCGTGGAGAAAtagttaatttttatgaattaaaatttttcagaaaaatatttttttatgcattacatttttttaaatccttattttttaatgcatttgcaAAATTATATTACTCTCAAAAAACtctctaaaatataaaatatttaacactGCAATTACTCACCAGCCCGCTGCCACATGTGGAACCCTCCGCGGCCGGCCGATATGCCACACAGTAGCCCGTCTGCGCATCGAAACAGAATAGTTGCGCGCACACGCGCTCATCCTTGAAGCAGGCGTACGTGCCGCGATCGCGACGACACTGCGCGTCCAGCGAGAGCAGTGTGCCGGGCAATGCGCGTCCCAGCGCGCTGTCCTCATGCGGTGCATTGTGCAAGCAGGTGGCGGTGTCGCCGCTGTAaagaattaacaaaaacaacattagaaataaaaaaatttgttttgttttgtgttaCTCACTTCAAGAAGTGATGGAAACTCTGTATGGTGCATGGTGACCACCGGAAACCGCGCTCGGTGTGTCGCAAATCGGACATTATGTAGCCGTCCTCCCAGCGGCAGCGCTGCGCACCTGGACCGCCAAGGTAGCTGGGTGGTGGTGAGCCGTCGTGCACGGCGCCgagcctgtgtgtgtgtgtgtatggaatAGCATGTCAGAAATGTGTGGGCAAAAAGCGTATAGTTTACAgttataatttgtgtttttgttttcaacatttgtttttgcaaaataccATATTCAAGTGTGTTACTTATTTCTTGCACTATTGGCTGACGAAGGAAATGCAAACGAGTTTGTCTGCATGTTAATGCGCATGTGTCAATGGTGACAGCGGAAATCGCTTTAATAGTTGGGCTAGGCAATCGGCTAGAAACGTTGTCAAGtgttttttcgtgtttttagcatgcttgcgttgttgttgctttttttttttaagaaaaaaagctttagtctaataaaaaattgtacgaAAAAAAACTGTACGAAACACTCTGCGCTGTGATGTGAGTACATTTTGAGTTGGTGAGTTATCGATAATGGCGGTTTATCGTTTCTTATTGGATCAAAGTAAAGAAAATGTTcggatattttgttttcaaaatatattaagtttcacgaataccctataaaatatgtatctatatacacGTGACGAGCTAAGTCGACCGATCCATGTCCGCCTGTCGTTCTTTTGAGATATCAAATtgattttgcacacgtcctttacTTACCAGGAAGCTCTACATTTGTCATAAgcgccgatattggaccactatagcatatcgctgtcatagaaactgaccgatcaaaattaagttcttgtatggaaaactgtttcatTTTACAAGTGAGGAAACAACAAGGCAGCGCTACATCTACTATATATTGTTTATCACTCTGTCATATAGGTGTTATACAAAGTTGGaaattgtatgcaaatttattttatatgataagATATCGTTAAGGAATTTTGTACAGATTATTATTCAAGGCAGTGctataatttcgaaataaattgtTCACagcggatcactatagcatttaCTTAGCTGTCAAACTGTTTACTCTTTTATATTGTAAGAAATGCACCTCTGAATAGTATTACAGCTTCGATGAtgccgaagttaaagttttttcttaatatatatttaaaaatatatacatacatgtaggatgtgacttgttttaattttattaaacttgcaattagaatttataatttaaaaaattgtttgaaaatacgCTAGTTGATCGTTTGGCTGTCCCGTCTAGAATGCTTCGTTTTCTCGTCTTCTAGCTTTTTATAACGCTTCCGAGAATTCAACGCAAGCGTCCCAACGCTTCTAAGAACTCAACGCAAGCGTCCTAACGCTTCGCTGAGTTCTTGTTCTAGTCCATAGTTGCATTTTGTCTTCGTCGTGTTCAGTAccttagtcgtgttcagtactctAGTCGTGTTAAGTAccttagtcgtgttcagtactctAGTCGTGTTAAGTAccttagtcgtgttcagtactctAGTCGTGGTCAGTACTCTACACTCGACACCACATTCGGCCATCCTGTTTTCATTCGTCCTCGAATGGTTGAGTCCATATCTTCATATATTCTGAGACAGTCGAAGTCTTTCTCGGCCCCTCGGTCTCACCCACTTTTTCTACTTCATATCTACCATGGTTAAGTTTCTTCGCTACCCTATACGGTCCTAAAAACTTTCCCTTCAATTTCAACCCGCTACCGAACTGTGTTCTCTTTATTGCTACCAAATCgtttattttgtagtttttctcTCTCTGACGACGTGAATTATATGACTTCCGGTTTTCTtcctgaatttttaaaatattttctttcgctAGTTTTCGTACTGTTTCGCGATTTTCGTTTAAGTCGTTTATAACCGTCTCTTCTAGTAGGTCCTTTAGCTCTGGCATGTTGGCCGTTCGCATGTCAAGTCCTGTTAATAACTTGAAGGGAGACTGTTTCGTACTCCGAGGAGGTGTATTGTTTATGAACTGTTGCACCTTTTCTACATGTTTATACCAATTAGTTGGGGTTTCTGTACACAACTTTGACAACATAGGTATAACGACTTTATGAATTCTCTCTACCTGTCCGTTTCCTCTTGGAACCCCCGTTGTTATTAGTAAATGTTGAATATTCTCCTTTTGACAATATTCTCTAAACAAATTTGATGTAAAAGCGGCCCCTCTATCAGAAATAATACGTCTTGGGTTACCGAATACAGCTGCTTGCTTTGTGAGTCGATCTAACACTGCATCTACTCCTGTATTTTTAGTAGGGTACAACCACACAAATTTACTGAACGCATCTACCACCACCAATATATAATTGTACAACTTACTGGTCGTTTCTAGTGGCCCTACGTGATCGATGTGATATGTTCCTAATGGTATGTCTTCTTTATCTATGCTGTTCAGGAATCCCTCTTTCTTTCCTGACTTAACTTCATTAACAATGCACTCAATACAGCTTCGGACTATCTGACAAACTTTACCCTTTACTTGGGGAATATAATACGACTTTTCTAACAGATCCTGAGTTTTCTTTACAGAGAAATGCCCTTGCCTGTGGGCCAACTTAATGATTTCGTCTTCCATTAGCTTTGGTACTACAATTAGTTCCTTTGcaggatttttaaaaagaatgtcaaattttatataaaagtctTCGTATTCGTCTTTTTCTAGAACTTTACGTACTGCCTTTGTCCATTCGTCATTAAGTTGAGCTTGCTTTAGCCGAAACTTTACAGAGTCTTCTAGCATTAAGCAGTACACCCTACTTAAAGCGTCAACGTGGACCATTCTGGATCCTGCTCTATGTTCGATTTCATAGTTAAAGTCCTGAAGAAACAATGCCCATCTCGCTATTTTTGGCGGTACGTCTTTCTTCTTAAGAGTCATCGTGAACGCGTTACAATCTGTCACAATTTTGAAGTGTATACCTAATAGGTATATTCTCCATTTCTTTAAGGCTTCTATGATTGCCAGTACCTCTAACTCATACGCCGGATAATTCTCTTCCACCGGCTTTGTTTTCCGGCTCATGTATTGTACCGGATGTAAAAGCTGATCGTCCgaacttttttgtaataaaattgccCCATATCCCCATTTGCTAGCATCTGTATGTACCTCAGTAGCTGCTTTTTGCGAAAATAACTGTAATATAGGCGCTTTTTGTAAATTAGCCTTTAATTGTTGAAATGCCGCGACTTGCTCTTCGCCTAACTTGAAAACCGAATCTTTTCTTAGAAGGTCTGACAAAGGTCTAGCTATCGTTGCGTAGTCCAGTACGAAACGTCGGAAATATGACGTCAACCCCAAAAACctttgtaacatttttctgtCGGACGGAAGCGGAAACTTTTGTACAGCAGTCGTCTTTTCTTCCGATATTTTTATGGTACCATTTCCCACTATGTACCCCAGAAATTCAACGTTTCGTTGAAGAAATTggcattttttccatttaatctTTAACCCGTACGATTCGCTAACTTCTAAAACTTCTCGTAGTTTTTCAATTCCCTCTGTCTCGTCTATTGCGGGGATAATCAAGTCGTCCATATATGTAATTACGGTTCCCTTCTGGATTAGTGGCCGGAAAACAGCATTAACATAACGACAAAAGACAGCTGGTGAGTTTGAAATACCGAATGGAACAACACAAAACTCATATTGACCATTGTGGGTAACGAAAGCGGTAAATTTCCTAGATTGTGAATCTACTGGCACATGGAAAAATCCGTTCGATAAATCTAACGTTGTAAAAACTCGACCCTCTTGAAGGCTATCTAAGACATCGTCCATTACAACCATTGGAAAATTGTcccttacaatttttttatttaattgtctaTAATCGCAACATAAGCGTCTGTTTCCATCTTTTTTAGGAACTACTACTACCGGAGAAGCATAATTGGAAGAGCTTGGTTGTATTATTCCCTCTTTTAACCAATCTTCTATTTGTTTATCGACAAAACTACGGTCATCGATTGGTAAACGTCTTGGTCGCTGATAGACGGGAATTTCATCTGTCAAAACAATTTCCATCTTAACGGGTGATATGCATTTACCAGATGATTTGTATTTATCAACTAAGCTTTTAACTTCTTTTGCTAATCCCTTACTCAAATGTCCCAAATTCACTGTAGTCTCATCCTTTCTTTCATTTAAACTCATCGCATCAAATTCCTTAATCCACTTATTTTTTGCTTCTATTGGTGCATTTCGTTCTTCTTTCATAACCTGTTTAGAATCCTGCCTCATTTTGTCATTACCTGGTTTATAATCTCTTGAATTATCCTTTTTCTTAAACATTACTTTATCTTCTGTTAAAACAATATCTACGTCTTTTAATATAGCCTTTCCTATCATACTTGCAAATTTAATATCTTGTTCTCTGACTACATGAAATCTGACCTTTAACACTAACTCatctatatgtataaaagtatcAAAACTTCCGATTGTCTCAATCACATTTGAGCAAGCGCTATATAGTTTTCTTTTCTCATTGCTTAGAATTGGTTTAAGCCCACTTAGTATCAACGTATCGTAACGTATTAAATTAAGTGAACACCCTGAATCAATTAGAGCTTCGAACCTAAACCCATTTAAATTAACTGTTTTGAAATGTAATTCTTCATCAACGACTGGTTGAAAACTTGTATTTCCTAAAGTGTTTATGCTACTTGATTCGATTTTAACTTCTCTAGCTCCCttgactttattatttttgcactcaAACGAACGATGTCCCATCTCATTACatttaaagcatttatattgtttttgtggaCATTGAGCTGCTACGTGGAATTTGTCTCCGCACTTGAAACATCTTTTACCTAGTTCTTCTTTTGTCTTGTTAGAGGATGTATCATTTACTATTTTTCCTATCCCTGAGTTGTATTTCCGTATCTTTTCGTAAATTTTGATTTGCTCTTTTAGTTCTTCTATATTTTTAGCTTGATACAAAATTGCCTTATTGAACTTGGTATCTGGAACTCCTTCTATGAAATAATCTATAATGCTTTCTTCGTCTAGACTAATCTGTTTGCCTACCTCCATGAGATGATACAAGTATTCCCGAAAAGTTTCGTTTGCTTGTTTGCGGCGATTTTTCAACAACCTATGCACATCTGCAGAAGATAGTTTGCGACCAAACTCATTAATTAATGATAACTTCAGAGCTTCCCaactatttaaattattctGACTCCTAACAAAAAGCTTAGCGGCACCACGAAGAAGCTGTTTGCCATAAACAAATCTCTGAAGATCATTCCATTTTACTATTTctgcattattttcaaattcgctTACCCACCCTCGAATATCTACAGACCCTTCTCCTGAAAAAACGTTAACACAATCTCCTAAATCTTTTAGagtaaactgttgttgttgcacgatAAGCGGTGAGGACCGTAAGTTGGTGGTTCCACCTACGTCTTCGTAAACTGACTGGTTGAACTCTTCGTCACTAGCCCTATTTCCCGATAAGTCGTAGTGTTGGATAAGTCTTTCCTGAAGATCACGTTTTTGACCTGTAGTCGAAATACCCAATTCCCTCAACTTCTCTCTCAGTCCGTTGACAGTTAAAGTCGTTATTTCGTTTAAGTCCATCTTAGTATTAACAATATGTaagaatatacttatttttatattaattctaattatacATAGATTTGATTCGAGTTCttcttagaaaattatttttacttttaaaatgctgtacttctctttttctttacgaaatcgttttgtttgttcttttagattaattttaatttgattgaaattcttcttagaaaattatttttacttttaaaatgctgtacttctctttttctttacgaaatcgttttgtttgttcttttagattaattttaatttgattgaaatttttcttagcaaattatttttactgttacaatgctgtacttctctttttctttacgaaatcgttttgtttgttcttttagattaattttaatttggttgaaattcttcttagcaaattatttttactttaacaatgctgtacttctctttttctttacgaaatcgttttgtttgttcttttagattaattttaatttgattgaaatttttcttagcaaattatttttacttttacaatgctgtacttctctttttctttaaaaacttcttttgtttaaattattcttcttatgatttaaacatttttacatcttcttcttatgattcaacatttttccatcttcttttatttgaaaattttcttctgataatttaaaaatttttacatcttcttcttatgattcaacatttttccatcttcttttatttgaaattattcttctgataatttaaaaatttttacatcttcttcttatgattcaacatttttccatcttcttttatttgaaattattcttctgataatttaaaaaaaattttacatcttTTGTTGAGACACTTCGTTTCTATAAATTATTCTTCTTAAGATTCAAACTTTTACACTTTAACACTTTTATTAGCTGAACACTGCACGCTCTATACCAGATGTATGCCTTACACCTCCACGACGGACCAATTGTCTAATAACAGGCTTAGAATATCCCTTGATGTTATCACGTAAAACTCCACGATGACGGTCAGCACCACCTTTACTTACTTTTCACTTCGTTCTGAACACTGCACGCTCTATTCAAGCTCCACGAATTTCTTCACCTATCAAACCAGATATACGCCTTACGCCTCCACGACAAACCAAATGTTTGTTACTTCGTTCTGCACACTGCACGCTTTTTTAAGACTCCAcgaatttcttcacttttaaAACCAGATATACGCCTTACGCCTCCACGACAAACCAAATGTTTGTTACTTCGTTCTGCACACTGCACGCTTTTTTAAGACTCCAcgaatttcttcacttttaaAACCAGATATACGCCTTGCATCTCCACacctttatttaaaactttttccaaGTCCTGGCTGAGCCCCCAATTTGTAGGATGtggcttattttaattttattaaacttgcaattaaaatttataatttaaaaaattgtttgaaaatacgCTAGTTGATCGTTTGGCTGTCCCGTCTAGAATGCTTCGTTTTCTCGTCTTCTAGCTTTTTATAGCGCTTCCAAGAATTCAACGCAAGCGTCCCAACGCTTCTAAGAACTCAACGCAAGCGTCCTAACGCTTCGCTGAGTTCTTGTTCTAGTCCATAGTTGCATTTTGTCTTCGTCGTGTTCAGTAacttagtcgtgttcagtacccTAGTCGTGTTAAGTAccttagtcgtgttcagtactctAGTCGTGTTAAGTAccttagtcgtgttcagtactctagtcgtgttcagtactctACACTTGACaccacatacatattatttaatttcttgtaatctatgtatatacttatatttctcAGTACTTACAAGTGTCCAACTTCATGGGCAGCCACAATGATACCGCTGAAACCGCCAGTATCCTCAATGATGGCAACACTGTTGACTTTTTCCAAACGCTTGTTCACAACGCAGGCACCGCCAACATATGCAAAACCTTTTCGTATgcgtttttataacaaataaaacacaatttttgcaATGCAAACACCATACATTGATTGAAGACAAAAAAGTGTAAGAAAAAACTTAGCAATTAGTACCAGAATATGTACGTTTGTGTGCGCATAGTTATCTAAGCAAGCAAGCAGTAGGAAGTTGACAATTTACGCAAAAATTAAACCGAAACCatgacttaaaaaataataaaaaattagattaaaattaccagttttttttattagaaataactTTGTGCTGCGAAATATGTGTAAACCAGTAAgtgaaaaaattgctaaaattgctTAATGCCAGCAGCTAGCATTTATTGCAATATTTCGCTTAAAAAAGCTGGTAATCCAATCTAAATTTCTGTGCTAGTATGTGCGTGTGGTTGTATGTGTGACAAGGTAGTTGATGTATTTGAGGCGTGACGCAATTATGACATAAAATATGAGTATGAACACCGATCAGCAATCAATTAATAcacttttttcccaaaaataaatgtgttgtAAAATAAGCTGTGAATTTTTATGATAAGATCAGTGCAAAATGTCGGacgtgttttttattatttttaagtgaaaaaatattatatacatattcttgAATAACATAACCTCACCATGCAACTTTTCTAAAGTagcagttttgtttttgtaatttttggtaataaaatgcGTGTtagtctttatttttatataattattttgaaaaatgtatatttgtaagtaaCCAACACCAAAAACAACTTTTCGAGCTATGTTCGAATTTTACAAACTATCTGCGAATTTTATAAAGGAACTTCCTCATTCATATATTCAAAAGtcgttatttaaaaatttcttattttacttaatttaaagtaaatacgCAATTGTGTTTTTATCTTCATTTCCTGTTCTTTCTCTTTAAACTATTtgcattaaaaagtaaataatgcaGAGTACCAATATCACCGGTAATAGAGCTTATCACTGAAAATTGGTTCGCTTTTTCCcttctataaataattttttgctctttataatataattttcggcATTGCAGTGACAATTTGGAATTTTTCGCAATAAAGTCTCATTCCTATTTTGTAATTGCTTTATTTACACATTTCAAATTGGTCTTTTAAAACAATTTCCTGGATTCGC includes:
- the LOC105228706 gene encoding uncharacterized protein LOC105228706 isoform X3, which codes for MSHNIRILLAIIASIVTICSSLPDYHKQMSPTQLQSVFHVDDVNAVPHYEVVQLLHNSFDDGLASLPEHYRRRRRRSINSVDGDARPTIKEPHHVKKDLSKNPYYSELKAAANTPGAGGVNSLQQAANGKFAGDLRELKEHKVSFNAFGENLNLTLKRTDSLFKGGSPHTLRMWTVRDEANATHGLDMQEVFDEDAQSSDQIGEVYQDEANMAAILMRRHLETGDLVMEGSIGHEMVIKPLPHELSPNPDAAHHIVYKREAQPLEHLSDFAFMEPDDLATSEKLERLQQHRQRRAAPVEDDDEAALEEVDGELESAEARFTRNRRQLPYIIYPEVLVIIDYDGYRLHGGDNLQVKRYFVSFWNGVDLRYRLLKGPRIRISIAGIIISRGRDATPYLERNRVGRDAIDSAAALTDMGKYLFRERRLPVYDIAVAITKLDMCRRTTAYGECNRGTAGFAYVGGACVVNKRLEKVNSVAIIEDTGGFSGIIVAAHEVGHLLGAVHDGSPPPSYLGGPGAQRCRWEDGYIMSDLRHTERGFRWSPCTIQSFHHFLNGDTATCLHNAPHEDSALGRALPGTLLSLDAQCRRDRGTYACFKDERVCAQLFCFDAQTGYCVAYRPAAEGSTCGSGLTCLDGRCTPVTSNVIPAYRSYNDNNSGTENTDSSSEEEDEGENVSSEEEQDLPNVLAKSTPTTQQRFGNTVEKTSREVDDTSDPKRITTKTITTSNTHTPTQTDSRTTITLETHSRHQHNNNQQRQVQQGTLEFLARFLAQNPQWQQLLGQAAQVNALTGAATNAADVATIETAAKAEMADKVVSAHMPQGAVVVQTSVSSSTSSSSGVSSANGSSSGSNSSSNGSNDNSVKQQEKYEHTIARVNVEPLNLANSQATLDKQTVVEDTGALQVAENIDLNKSEKQPIVSVVGEKNAKAKTMLTQSKSEPEIQPQPQPHQHTTKLAKLTQIQQRKPTTKTTTTTPPTAQPNLFQIYTHELRKQLQYYLGFLRAHTGDNVSAGDSSSSILSNSKRIATVKQTVTTNTTNSNYSNTVSAAAKLQQQSALLDNNNRNNADDIDDNEDNVNDSNVDADDDASNEAIDDKQQKRKFNTATTISVSAQQQQNTQPAPPPSAPTRSSSNGGSITNSNGNNNNNNKALQRPATFLDAYLKKLQALNAPTDTTATLTATTTSTTMSTSSVVGNGAVGKAVPAAGTPENEPVKRAPAETFGSHFLKLVNWKAFPF
- the LOC105228706 gene encoding uncharacterized protein LOC105228706 isoform X8, with the protein product MSHNIRILLAIIASIVTICSSLPDYHKQMSPTQLQSVFHVDDVNAVPHYEVVQLLHNSFDDGLASLPEHYRRRRRRSINSVDGDARPTIKEPHHVKKDLSKNPYYSELKAAANTPGAGGVNSLQQAANGKFAGDLRELKEHKVSFNAFGENLNLTLKRTDSLFKGGSPHTLRMWTVRDEANATHGLDMQEVFDEDAQSSDQIGEVYQDEANMAAILMRRHLETGDLVMEGSIGHEMVIKPLPHELSPNPDAAHHIVYKREAQPLEHLSDFAFMEPDDLATSEKLERLQQHRQRRAAPVEDDDEAALEEVDGELESAEARFTRNRRQLPYIIYPEVLVIIDYDGYRLHGGDNLQVKRYFVSFWNGVDLRYRLLKGPRIRISIAGIIISRGRDATPYLERNRVGRDAIDSAAALTDMGKYLFRERRLPVYDIAVAITKYDMCRRRKGGRCTKGTAGFAYVGGACVVNKRLEKVNSVAIIEDTGGFSGIIVAAHEVGHLLGAVHDGSPPPSYLGGPGAQRCRWEDGYIMSDLRHTERGFRWSPCTIQSFHHFLNGDTATCLHNAPHEDSALGRALPGTLLSLDAQCRRDRGTYACFKDERVCAQLFCFDAQTGYCVAYRPAAEGSTCGSGLTCLDGRCTPVTSNVIPAYRSYNDNNSGTENTDSSSEEEDEGENVSSEEEQDLPNVLAKSTPTTQQRFGNTVEKTSREVDDTSDPKRITTKTITTSNTHTPTQTDSRTTITLETHSRHQHNNNQQRQVQQGTLEFLARFLAQNPQWQQLLGQAAQVNALTGAATNAADVATIETAAKAEMADKVVSAHMPQGAVVVQTSVSSSTSSSSGVSSANGSSSGSNSSSNGSNDNSVKQQEKYEHTIARVNVEPLNLANSQATLDKQTVVEDTGALQVAENIDLNKSEKQPIVSVVGEKNAKAKTMLTQSKSEPEIQPQPQPHQHTTKLAKLTQIQQRKPTTKTTTTTPPTAQPNLFQIYTHELRKQLQYYLGFLRAHTGDNVSAGDSSSSILSNSKRIATVKQTVTTNTTNSNYSNTVSAAAKLQQQSALLDNNNRNNADDIDDNEDNVNDSNVDADDDASNEAIDDKQQKLVNWKAFPF